The Burkholderiales bacterium genome includes the window TCACTTTGGCCGAGCACCGGCGCTGCGCCAAATTGAATCTCGCCGGCCTGATTACCGATTATCCCCGGTTTCTGCAGAAATAAGCCATGTCTTTCATCCTGGCGCTGGACCAAGGCACGACGAGTTCCCGCGCCATCGTTCTCGATCATGCCGGCGTCATCCGGGCCGTAGCGCAGAAGGAATTTGCACAGCATTACCCGCAACCCGGCTGGGTGGAGCAAGATCCGAACGAAATCTGGTCAACCCAGATCAATGTGGCGAAGGAAGCCTTGAACCGCGCCAAGCTCGCCGCATCCGACATCGCGGCCATCGGCATTGCCAACCAGCGCGAAACCACGGTAGTCTGGGACCGCCATACCGGCAATCCAATCTGCAACGCCATCGTCTGGCAGGACCGCCGCACTGCCGAATATTGTGACCAACTGAAACGGCAGGGGCTTGAGCCGACGGTCTCCGCCAAGACCGGACTTTTGCTCGATCCGTATTTTTCCGCCAGCAAAATGCACTGGATTCTTGCAAATGTTCCGAATGCCCGCAAACAAGCGGAGGCAGGCAATCTGGCTTTCGGCACGGTGGACAGCTGGCTCATCTGGAAGCTCTCGAACGGCGCGGCGCATGTAACCGACGCCAGCAATGCCTCGCGCACGCTGCTCTACAACATTCATACCGGCGATTGGGATGATAAACTGCTCGCGATTTTCGGCGTGCCGCGCTCCTTGCTGCCCGGAGTTCGCGGCTCGAGCGGGGTTGCGGCCGAGACTGATTTGCTGGGCGGGCGCATAGCGATTGCCGGCATCGCCGGCGACCAGCAGGCGGCGCTCTTCGGCCAGTGCTGCACCGTGCCGGGAATGGTGAAAAACACTTACGGCACCGGCTGTTTCATGCTCATGCACACCGGCACCCAACCCGTTCATTCGCACAACAAGCTTTTGACTACCGTGGCCTGGCGCATGGGAAATCGCAGTGAATACGCGCTGGAAGGCAGCGTGTTCATCGCCGGCGCCGTGGTGCAATGGCTGCGCGATGGCCTGGGCATCATCAAATCATCAAGCGAAGTGGAAGCGCTGGCGGCAAGCGTTGCGGATAACGGCGGTGTTTATCTGGTGCCGGCATTTGTCGGTTTGGGCAGCCCGCATTGGGATGCGTATGCCCGAGGCGTCATCGTCGGGCTCACCCGCGGATCATCCGCCGCGCACATTGCGCGCGCCGCGCTGGAGAGCATCGCTTACCAGGTCGCCGATGTGCTCAACGCCATGCAGGCCGATTCGCAAATCAAGCTTGCCGGACTGCGCGTGGACGGCGGGGCGACGCGGAACAATAGGCTCATGCAATTCCAGGCGGATGTGCTGGGCGTGCCGGTGGTGCGGCCGAAGATTTTAGAAACCACCGCCCTCGGTGCGGCCTACCTTGCCGGCCTGGCCGTGGATTACTGGAAAAATCAGCAGGAGATCGCCTCACAGTGGCAAGTGGAACGCAGCTTCGAGCCGAAAATGAGCCGTGATGAGGCGCAGCAATTGCTGGCGGGATGGCAAAAAGCGCTTGGCCACGCCAGGGGTTGGATGCAGCCTTAGGAACCTCTGATTAAGTCCTCCGCGTGACGCGTTGCGGGCGAGGAACGGCAGGATGCAAGGCGTGAGGGCGCAGCACTACTCCGTAGTAATGTAAGCCCGAGCCGCCCTCATCCTAACCTTCTCCCTGAGGGGAGAAGGAACGAACGCCCCCTCTCCCGCTTGCGGGAGAGGGATGGGGTGAGGGTTTGCTGCAGACGGCCGTTCAATCGCCCCAACCCGAAGGGACGGCTGCCGCGACACGGTAAGCGAAGCTTGGGGTGCGGGAGCGGCAGCATGAGCGCCCCGTTTAACGCTGTCTCTTGCGGCAGCTTGCGCCCCTTCCCGCACCACGCTGCGCTAGACCGAGTCCGGGGCGCTTTCCAACCGCCGGGCTTTTGTCGCTCGTCGCTGATTGGGGAGGACCCAACGGCGCTCCTCGCTTCGCGTCCGGAGCCCGGAAAACACACCGTCGCGCACGTGTAGGGCTTAATCAGAGGTTCCTCTAATCACTTCGTTTCGTACAAGCTGCGCCGCTTGTGCCAGTCGATGATCGCCTCCCTGGGGAATTCGCGAAAATACCTGTCGCGCGTGCGTTTCGGCACTTCCACCCAGCGTGCCTTGGAGTCGAGCATAACGTG containing:
- the glpK gene encoding glycerol kinase GlpK, with protein sequence MSFILALDQGTTSSRAIVLDHAGVIRAVAQKEFAQHYPQPGWVEQDPNEIWSTQINVAKEALNRAKLAASDIAAIGIANQRETTVVWDRHTGNPICNAIVWQDRRTAEYCDQLKRQGLEPTVSAKTGLLLDPYFSASKMHWILANVPNARKQAEAGNLAFGTVDSWLIWKLSNGAAHVTDASNASRTLLYNIHTGDWDDKLLAIFGVPRSLLPGVRGSSGVAAETDLLGGRIAIAGIAGDQQAALFGQCCTVPGMVKNTYGTGCFMLMHTGTQPVHSHNKLLTTVAWRMGNRSEYALEGSVFIAGAVVQWLRDGLGIIKSSSEVEALAASVADNGGVYLVPAFVGLGSPHWDAYARGVIVGLTRGSSAAHIARAALESIAYQVADVLNAMQADSQIKLAGLRVDGGATRNNRLMQFQADVLGVPVVRPKILETTALGAAYLAGLAVDYWKNQQEIASQWQVERSFEPKMSRDEAQQLLAGWQKALGHARGWMQP